The DNA window TTCCACCCAGACTTCTTGAACACTCGGTCTCGTCCGGCGAGAACCATACGGCCCCACCACAGCCTCATCCCTAATCTTCTGGGAACCATCAGCGAGGACGATCCCGAAGTGAGCTCGATGCGTATCGCATGGAAGGCCATTGTTTGCCCTCTGTGCTCGAAATGCGTCCCACGGATGTTCTGGCGAGGCTGGAAATGCACAGACGACGGTATTACCGGTCCTCAGCATCAATGCCCCTTCCAGAAGCTCTTCAATATGCCCCCGGTGTCTATTCGCTCGGTGGTGGATGACTTCGACCTGGGGCCAATCCAGCGGGCTCTCTATTTCAACCCAAAAATGGCGATCCCAGAAATTGATGATGAGTCCTTGTTCCCGTATCGGAAGCTCACTTACCGTATTCGGGGTGTTGGTTCCATCACTCATTTTGTGGCCAACCGAGCGATCAATTCCCAGTATGGCGGCCCAAACGACATGTTCAGGACTCTTCAGACCGGAGATCTCGGGCTGAGACGATATCGTCTTCAGCAAAGCGTTGGTAAGCACATTAGACTCCGAGCATTCACACGCGAGCTAACTGCGCATACAGTCGCCGGAACCCTGACCGCTCACTTTGCGGTCAATTTTGTAAGTACCCAGCCAGAGATGTGTAGTCTGCAGCAGAATAACAGTGAATAGGGCATGCCGTACAAGTACGTCGTTTCGGTGGACTCCAAAGGGTTTGACGAAGCCCCCGATCCCATCCTCCGAGCCCTGGGCCGTTTGACATGGGCCACAGAGCAGGCTGTCAGCAGTGCCGGGGATCATTTTCTTCCCCCGAATGAATTACTGATGCTGGGTTATTTCGAGGACATGAAAATCGGAGTATGTTCCGGGCTACACAACGTGGGAACAAAGCTAATCATGATCCACAGTTTCACGACGATGGCGAGTCCTCTCTCGGCGCCACAATCGCTACTCTCTCGCTCGGTGCCCCTTCTACCATGTCCATCCGTATGAAGTACAAATACTACCACGGACTTACAAAAGTCAAGCACCTTGTGGACCATGATCCCATTCTGGAGGGTTGCAAACATGAAGAGGAACGACTGGATCTCAAGAAGCAACTGGATGCCGGGAAGATCTCACTGTCTCATTACAAGGAGCGACTCTATAGCCTGCTGAAGATTGGCACCACCGCGGGTGGAGAAGCACCTCCGAGAATGAAACTGGagctccaccatggcgaccTGGTGGTGATGCATGGGGAGAAGCTGCAGAGCTACTTTGAGGTAATGTGGTACCTTTTCTTAGTATCTGGCACGTCCTCTGACCTCTTTCAGCACTCGGTTGCCCCAGAAAATAAGATGCGTTTTGCACTGACAGCGAGATACATCAAGCCGGACCACGTTGACGAAAACGAGCTGCACAAAGGCCGGTTCACCCTCAGTCCTGACCAGATCTACAATGGACAGTGATGATGCTGAATGAACGCCTCAACTCAGGACCTTTCCTCCTTCGATCTTGGGGTTACTACTGCTCTTATcaattcttcttcttcaccgtGGCTGATATGATTACCGATGTATAATTAGCCCTTGCTTTCTGATTTTCCTCCGTCTGGTTTGATCTCGTCTGCTTGCATTTTCCCGATGGTGTTTCTTTTCATTTTACATACCCTATTCTTTTATTCGTCTGGCTCTGCGACTTCGTTTTCAACTTGCTCCTGATACTATTCATATGCATGCAATCTACTATTTTTATCCGGTCTCGTGTCGTCATGGTCAAGTTCCAAGGTTGCCAGTGCTCCCCACATGTGGCGCAGCCACGGCTCAGCCCTGTGCCGACCACCGAAGCCATGGGTGGGCCCTTGGTTCCTCGAGGGGCCAATTCCAAGCTAATTATTCCGGTCTGTCTAGCGGGCGCTTGGGGATACTGCCAGGTAACATTTCCCCGGAGAATGATAAAACTGGGTTAGTGCGCAAGAAAGCAAGTGAGCGTAAGAGCCTCTAGTTCCCGGTGTTTGTTGTCTGCCAGGCGGTGTCGCGAGGCCCTCTACCTCCATCTGTAAGCGCCTCCATCGTCCTCCCTGCCTCAACCCGAccgctcgctcgctcgctctctctcccttcccaccGCCAGGGGCTGTTGTGGTTCCTTTCGTTTTTAAAatctccttccctcctttGTGACGACCGGTgtcccccccccccatctCCACCGTTTTTCTCCATTTCCCTCGAGCGTGGGGATGCCAGCAGTTCCCCGGCAGCCCAACATCTGCCCGCGTGGCTCCTCGCACTAACACAAATAGCGCGTCGGCTCCCTCTTTCTGACCGAATTCGCACTCGCTCAAGACGATGTCACAATATCCCAACGGCTACCCCAGCGCGCCGTCGGCGCCGGGTCGCTACGACGAGTACATATCTCAGCACAACCCCGCCCAACGGCAACAGAGCCAACGCCAGCCGCGCCGAGTGCCCAGTTATTGCGCTGGGGATGATTCGCAGCAGTACTTCAATTCCCACAATGAGACAGCCGTCGAAGGGAACGGACAATACGCGGTTCAAAGCGGTCCTGGTTATGCTGGCAGTGTTGGCCAAGGGAGCTACAATCCCGCTCATGGCGTGTACGACGATGAGATAGACTCGCGATATTCGCGCACCTCCTCCGAGAACACCTCACTTATGTCGCCCAGTCGCGCTACCTCCCAGACCTCGACCATGTCCAACTATCAGCACCAATACTCGTCCGCCATGCCCACGGGCCAGCAATCTTACAATCCGCAGCAGTATGCCCTTCCGCAAACGCAAACACAACACAGCCTGGGATATAATCCAATGGCTTACACCAACTCGATCTCTACCTCGGCCTCAACCCATCAGCCCTACAATCCGGCGGCATATCAGCCCGCGGCAGCGCCAGGCATGGGGGCTTCCAGTATGGGACGACGGCCAAGTGCAGCTTCGCCGTATGGACAAACCCCTCCCACTCCACAGACCTATGGATATTCTTCTCAGCCGCCACCAGTACCTCCTCGAGGTGCGGACCATCCATACGGGAGCCGTCCGTCGACGTATGGATTGCCCCCCACAGGTCCGCCGCCGGCAACAACGATCCCGGTCACATACCAAAGTGCCTCCTCACCGAACGCCCCAACTTACTTTCCCGCTAGCTCACCATTGGATGTTGACATGCCGCCGCCCTCATCACGCCCTTACCATTCCTCGTCACAGGGGTCTGGATATGCCTCTCATGGACACAGTGCTTCCTACGATGATCGGCCTCCGGAACCACCTGTGCACCAGATC is part of the Penicillium psychrofluorescens genome assembly, chromosome: 4 genome and encodes:
- a CDS encoding uncharacterized protein (ID:PFLUO_006171-T1.cds;~source:funannotate) → MAPTTRSTVAGPVQSDDVQSGRVTRGRKTATKKVPIEPLAKALRLQIKESDPELGPVCGNPPAWSEKRPDLCDALPWFRATQGGLYHLHGFCWGFLVDSDSGERAYIDDEIIITRVGGGCTKDKDGNLTLIRDQDFKNVTVKSLLNNQQSKLPVGLVIGSKNKELKRKLPHRYNVMAYFQVTDVWYERVGEKTGVKVRFEKLELSEKSWWAALGSPNPPSLEERDFDTKPESIQCLSCHRKSPRIYNEGWMCLEPTCTDFWYINQSRPDALTFHPDFLNTRSRPARTIRPHHSLIPNLLGTISEDDPEVSSMRIAWKAIVCPLCSKCVPRMFWRGWKCTDDGITGPQHQCPFQKLFNMPPVSIRSVVDDFDLGPIQRALYFNPKMAIPEIDDESLFPYRKLTYRIRGVGSITHFVANRAINSQYGGPNDMFRTLQTGDLGLRRYRLQQSVVAGTLTAHFAVNFGMPYKYVVSVDSKGFDEAPDPILRALGRLTWATEQAVSSAGDHFLPPNELLMLGYFEDMKIGFHDDGESSLGATIATLSLGAPSTMSIRMKYKYYHGLTKVKHLVDHDPILEGCKHEEERLDLKKQLDAGKISLSHYKERLYSLLKIGTTAGGEAPPRMKLELHHGDLVVMHGEKLQSYFEHSVAPENKMRFALTARYIKPDHVDENELHKGRFTLSPDQIYNGQ